A single window of Lentimicrobiaceae bacterium DNA harbors:
- a CDS encoding NUDIX hydrolase, producing the protein MSYTYSYPRPAVTVDAVVFRKVEKKTEVLLIKRAKHPFAGMWAAPGGFIDMEETPGDAAARELYEETGISDVELFQYHAYGEVNRDPRHRTISIAYTGLLAVNNQQAKGGDDAAEAAWFSIDNLPPLAFDHLLVVSDAIQFGKTKNWF; encoded by the coding sequence ATGTCATACACCTATTCGTATCCGCGGCCAGCAGTAACAGTTGATGCGGTTGTTTTCAGAAAAGTTGAGAAAAAGACGGAAGTCCTTTTGATTAAAAGAGCTAAGCATCCTTTCGCAGGTATGTGGGCAGCTCCGGGTGGTTTTATTGATATGGAAGAAACCCCCGGTGATGCCGCAGCAAGGGAACTTTACGAAGAAACCGGTATCAGCGATGTTGAGCTTTTTCAATATCACGCGTATGGCGAAGTGAATCGTGATCCCCGCCACCGGACAATATCCATAGCTTACACCGGTTTACTCGCCGTAAATAATCAGCAGGCAAAGGGTGGTGATGATGCGGCGGAAGCTGCCTGGTTTTCAATTGATAATTTGCCTCCGCTGGCATTTGACCATTTATTGGTGGTTTCTGATGCTATACAATTTGGCAAAACTAAAAACTGGTTTTGA
- the rsmI gene encoding 16S rRNA (cytidine(1402)-2'-O)-methyltransferase, giving the protein MPKLFLVPTPIGNLEDMTFRAVRVLKEVSLILAEDTRKTGLLLKHYGIDNRLASHHMHNEHRTAENIAGRIAAGESIALVTDAGTPGISDPGFLLVRTCIAMGVEVESLPGPTAFVPALVNSGLPCDRFYFEGFLPHKKGRQTRLAFLARLTYTMVLYESPFRLVKTLEQLAVAFGADRQACVSRELTKMYEENKRGTLSELASYYSLNPPKGEIVLTVAGSSQHIDVKTEAEEDE; this is encoded by the coding sequence ATGCCTAAACTATTTCTCGTTCCTACGCCAATTGGTAATCTTGAAGACATGACCTTCAGGGCTGTAAGGGTTTTAAAGGAAGTAAGTCTGATCCTTGCTGAAGATACCCGGAAAACAGGGCTTTTGCTCAAACATTATGGTATTGATAACCGCCTGGCCTCGCATCATATGCATAACGAACACCGAACCGCTGAAAATATTGCAGGTCGTATTGCAGCCGGAGAGTCCATTGCTTTGGTTACCGATGCTGGTACTCCGGGTATTTCTGATCCGGGGTTTTTACTTGTCAGAACCTGCATTGCCATGGGTGTTGAGGTTGAAAGTCTTCCCGGACCAACAGCTTTTGTTCCTGCACTTGTAAACTCGGGTCTGCCTTGTGACAGGTTTTATTTTGAAGGATTTCTCCCACATAAAAAAGGCAGGCAAACACGCCTTGCATTTCTTGCCAGGCTCACTTATACCATGGTGCTTTATGAATCTCCGTTTCGTTTGGTCAAAACATTAGAACAACTTGCCGTTGCATTTGGTGCTGACCGGCAAGCTTGTGTTTCGCGTGAATTGACTAAAATGTATGAAGAAAATAAAAGGGGTACACTTTCTGAACTGGCCTCTTATTACTCTTTGAACCCACCTAAGGGAGAAATAGTGCTCACTGTTGCCGGCAGTAGTCAGCACATAGATGTTAAAACAGAGGCAGAGGAAGATGAATAA
- a CDS encoding M28 family peptidase, translated as MNDVFGRLLIKSKLIFLFVTGVMFGFVNHGFSQNLHYARCLVDTLASPAMYGRGYINEGNSLASGYIASEMERIGLRPFNSTFFQSFEMPVNTFPDTVEFSINGNNIVPGRDFTVASYSPDIKGVYKLKTIKSKVFSKPSRLNRLSGKDFSKTFFLIDKADIPKERQRLVDSLVRTNYVHAAGFVISQAKEKLMWSVSQAFRQKSFPVFEVLKSAIPRNPRVVECNVNAEFFAGMPVRNVVGFIPGTELPDSFIVISAHYDHLGMMGRNALFPGANDNASGIAMMLDMARHFALAENRPRCSMAFLAFAGEEAGLLGSQFYVDHPLFPLKQVSFLLNLDMVGTGSEGVTVVNGNVFKKQFELLSDINHQHNYVLKVAERGESCNSDHCPFYKAGVPAVFIYSMGKEFREYHNIFDRSEQLPLTKYEDIFRLLRDFVFAYHM; from the coding sequence ATGAACGATGTATTTGGCCGATTGCTGATTAAAAGCAAACTCATTTTTCTGTTTGTTACAGGGGTAATGTTTGGTTTTGTGAATCATGGTTTTTCTCAGAATTTACATTATGCCCGTTGTCTGGTTGACACCCTGGCGTCGCCCGCTATGTATGGCCGTGGTTATATAAATGAAGGAAACAGCTTAGCTTCCGGGTATATTGCTTCTGAAATGGAGCGTATTGGACTGAGGCCGTTTAATTCAACATTTTTTCAATCTTTTGAAATGCCTGTTAATACGTTTCCTGATACGGTTGAATTTTCAATAAATGGAAATAATATAGTGCCGGGCCGCGATTTTACGGTAGCATCGTATAGTCCTGATATTAAGGGTGTATATAAACTAAAAACGATTAAATCCAAAGTGTTTAGCAAGCCGTCAAGGCTTAACCGTCTTTCAGGGAAGGATTTTTCAAAAACCTTCTTCTTGATTGATAAGGCAGATATTCCAAAGGAGCGACAAAGGTTGGTTGATTCATTGGTCAGAACTAATTATGTACATGCCGCGGGATTTGTAATATCTCAGGCAAAGGAAAAGTTAATGTGGAGTGTCTCTCAGGCATTCAGACAAAAATCATTTCCTGTATTTGAAGTATTGAAATCAGCCATTCCTCGCAACCCCAGGGTTGTAGAATGTAATGTAAATGCCGAGTTTTTTGCCGGTATGCCTGTTCGGAATGTTGTTGGGTTTATTCCCGGAACTGAATTGCCCGATTCGTTTATCGTGATTTCGGCGCATTACGACCATTTGGGAATGATGGGCCGTAATGCCCTGTTTCCGGGTGCAAACGATAATGCAAGCGGGATTGCTATGATGTTGGATATGGCCCGGCATTTTGCACTTGCTGAAAACAGGCCTCGATGCAGTATGGCTTTTCTGGCATTTGCCGGAGAGGAAGCTGGTTTGCTTGGCTCGCAATTTTATGTTGATCATCCGCTGTTCCCGCTTAAACAAGTCAGCTTTCTTTTAAACCTCGATATGGTTGGTACAGGCAGCGAGGGTGTTACGGTTGTCAATGGAAATGTATTTAAAAAGCAGTTTGAATTGCTCTCCGATATCAACCACCAGCATAATTATGTGCTCAAAGTAGCTGAACGCGGCGAAAGTTGTAACAGTGACCATTGTCCGTTCTATAAAGCGGGTGTACCTGCCGTTTTCATCTATTCAATGGGTAAGGAGTTTCGTGAGTATCACAATATTTTTGATAGATCCGAACAGCTGCCTTTAACAAAGTATGAAGATATTTTCAGGCTTTTAAGAGATTTTGTTTTTGCATATCATATGTGA
- a CDS encoding thymidine kinase: MFLESAINPSQRRGWIEVICGSMFSGKTEELIRRLTRARIAKQRVEIFKPEIDTRYDAINVVSHNENSINSTPVQSSTQILLYANNVDVVGIDEAQFFDDELISVCNKLANSGIRVVIAGLDMDFAGKPFGPIPALLATAEYVTKVHAICMHCGNLAQYSHRKTTDEKLVMLGETESYEPLCRDCFVKARGETHTKKT, translated from the coding sequence ATGTTTCTCGAAAGCGCCATAAACCCTTCTCAGCGCCGCGGTTGGATTGAAGTTATCTGCGGTTCAATGTTCTCCGGTAAAACCGAAGAACTAATCCGCCGACTTACCCGCGCCCGCATTGCCAAACAACGGGTCGAAATTTTTAAACCTGAAATTGACACCCGTTATGACGCCATTAACGTTGTGTCGCACAATGAGAATTCCATCAACTCTACTCCCGTGCAATCATCAACACAAATTTTGCTTTATGCAAATAATGTGGATGTAGTAGGTATTGATGAAGCACAGTTTTTTGACGATGAACTCATCAGTGTTTGCAACAAACTGGCCAACAGCGGCATTCGCGTAGTAATTGCCGGCCTCGATATGGATTTTGCTGGCAAACCTTTTGGCCCTATCCCTGCATTGCTTGCTACTGCAGAATATGTAACCAAAGTTCACGCCATATGCATGCATTGTGGTAATCTTGCACAGTATTCGCACCGTAAAACCACCGATGAAAAACTGGTAATGCTTGGCGAAACTGAAAGTTATGAACCACTTTGCAGAGATTGTTTCGTAAAGGCCAGAGGTGAAACCCATACAAAAAAGACCTAA
- a CDS encoding peptidylprolyl isomerase, with protein sequence MLLPLFCFFVFSGKALAQLNGNDSVVIISTAKGDITIKLYNDTPLHRDNFLKLARENFFDSTLFHRVINSFMIQGGDPDSRHAATGIELGNGGPGYDIPAEITLAHFHKRGVLAAARESDDVNPKRLSSGSQFYIVQGKVFTQAELTQFENKVNLLAKQRLFTSFLDKPENQELKNYFYAPNTQKDTLKFKQLTDSINANLEKEYDLTPEFRFSDEQRLSYSTVGGTPHLDGKYTIFGEVISGMEVVDAIAAVSTDKNDRPLTDIPIIVRIVTNNETQP encoded by the coding sequence ATGTTATTGCCTTTATTTTGCTTTTTTGTTTTTTCCGGCAAAGCTCTAGCGCAGCTTAATGGTAATGATTCCGTTGTAATTATATCAACCGCAAAAGGTGATATTACAATAAAACTTTATAATGATACTCCGCTGCATCGCGATAATTTTTTGAAACTGGCCAGAGAAAATTTTTTTGACAGCACCCTGTTTCACCGGGTTATCAATAGCTTTATGATTCAGGGAGGCGACCCCGATTCGCGCCATGCTGCCACAGGCATAGAACTTGGCAATGGAGGTCCCGGATATGATATTCCAGCCGAAATAACACTTGCCCATTTTCATAAGCGCGGTGTGCTTGCTGCTGCGCGCGAAAGTGATGATGTTAATCCCAAACGACTCTCTTCCGGCTCACAGTTTTATATAGTTCAGGGAAAAGTTTTCACCCAGGCCGAGCTTACTCAATTTGAAAACAAAGTCAATTTACTGGCTAAACAAAGGCTTTTTACATCATTTCTGGACAAACCTGAAAACCAAGAGCTTAAAAATTATTTCTACGCGCCAAATACACAAAAAGACACGCTGAAATTCAAACAATTGACAGATTCAATAAATGCAAATCTTGAAAAAGAATACGATTTAACTCCTGAATTCAGGTTTTCGGATGAGCAACGCCTGTCCTATTCAACTGTTGGAGGCACTCCCCATCTGGATGGAAAATACACTATCTTTGGCGAAGTTATCAGCGGCATGGAGGTTGTTGACGCAATTGCTGCTGTAAGCACTGATAAAAATGACCGTCCGTTGACCGACATCCCCATCATAGTAAGAATCGTTACCAATAATGAAACGCAACCATGA
- a CDS encoding peptidylprolyl isomerase produces MKKLSLLVALMLLATTFIFAQTPKTTASAQKQTKILIETEYGNMTAVLYNETPQHRDNFLKLIKQGWYNGSIFHRVIKNFMIQGGGKENQINDPGYTIPAEFVSKYFHKKGALAAARRADQVNPSKASSGSQFYIVQGQVLQDQQLNMIEQQSNKKISPERRAVYKTIGGTPHLDDQYTVFGEVISGLDVIDKIAAVQTAPGDRPVKDVKMKITVIK; encoded by the coding sequence ATGAAAAAATTAAGTTTACTTGTTGCACTGATGCTATTAGCAACTACGTTTATTTTTGCCCAAACACCAAAAACCACTGCATCGGCTCAAAAACAAACCAAAATTCTCATTGAAACTGAATATGGTAATATGACTGCTGTTTTGTACAATGAAACACCACAGCATCGCGATAACTTTTTAAAACTCATTAAGCAGGGCTGGTACAATGGCTCCATCTTTCACCGTGTAATTAAGAATTTTATGATTCAGGGAGGCGGAAAGGAAAACCAGATAAATGACCCCGGGTATACCATTCCTGCTGAATTTGTTTCAAAATACTTTCATAAAAAAGGTGCTCTGGCTGCAGCACGCAGAGCCGATCAGGTAAATCCTTCAAAAGCATCATCGGGCTCTCAGTTCTATATTGTGCAGGGACAGGTTCTTCAGGATCAGCAACTGAATATGATTGAACAGCAATCAAATAAAAAAATCAGCCCCGAAAGGCGCGCCGTATACAAAACCATTGGAGGAACTCCTCATCTTGACGACCAGTACACTGTTTTTGGCGAAGTTATCTCAGGACTGGATGTGATTGACAAAATTGCAGCCGTTCAAACTGCCCCTGGCGACAGACCGGTAAAAGATGTAAAAATGAAAATTACTGTGATTAAATAA
- the pheS gene encoding phenylalanine--tRNA ligase subunit alpha yields the protein MKDQINKYLAEIESFSAKTKEELEQFRIKYSGKKGILNDLFAEFKNVAAEERREMGVLLNDLKGKAQQKIESLRDSLEGQETSSGPELDLSLPANFHDAGSRHPLMIIRNRMIEIFSRVGFTVAEGPEIEDDWHNFSALNFAPEHPARDMQDTFFIEKDPDIVLRTHTSSVQVRAMEKTKPPIRMIFPGRVYRNEAISARAHCFFHQIEGLYVDKNVSFADLRQTMLYFAKEMFSEDTRIRLRPSYFPFTEPSAEMDISCNLCGGKGCGFCKYTGWVEILGCGMVNPNVLKNCGIDPEVYSGFAFGMGVERITNLVFNVKDLRMFSENDVRFLQQFESAWQQ from the coding sequence ATGAAAGATCAAATCAATAAATATCTGGCTGAAATAGAGTCTTTTTCAGCCAAAACCAAGGAAGAACTTGAGCAATTCCGCATTAAATACTCCGGCAAGAAAGGGATACTCAACGATTTGTTTGCTGAGTTCAAAAATGTGGCAGCAGAAGAACGCCGTGAAATGGGAGTTTTGCTGAATGATCTTAAAGGGAAAGCCCAACAAAAGATTGAAAGTTTGAGGGATAGTCTTGAAGGACAGGAAACCTCGTCAGGTCCTGAATTGGATCTGAGTCTTCCGGCAAATTTTCATGATGCAGGTTCGCGTCATCCATTGATGATTATCAGAAACCGCATGATCGAAATTTTTTCACGCGTTGGATTTACTGTTGCTGAAGGACCTGAGATTGAAGATGACTGGCATAATTTCTCAGCGCTCAATTTTGCACCTGAACATCCGGCCCGCGACATGCAGGATACATTTTTTATTGAAAAAGACCCTGATATCGTTTTGCGCACACACACTTCGAGTGTGCAGGTGAGGGCAATGGAAAAAACCAAACCGCCCATCAGAATGATATTCCCTGGCAGAGTGTATCGCAACGAAGCTATTTCGGCACGCGCCCACTGCTTTTTTCACCAGATTGAAGGTTTGTACGTTGACAAAAACGTAAGTTTTGCCGACCTCCGGCAAACTATGCTCTACTTTGCCAAGGAAATGTTTAGTGAAGATACGCGTATCAGACTCAGACCATCTTACTTCCCGTTTACGGAACCCTCAGCCGAAATGGACATCTCGTGCAATTTGTGTGGTGGCAAAGGCTGCGGATTTTGTAAATATACGGGCTGGGTTGAAATTTTGGGTTGTGGCATGGTGAATCCGAATGTATTGAAAAATTGCGGCATTGATCCGGAGGTATACTCGGGTTTCGCTTTTGGCATGGGGGTTGAACGTATCACCAACCTGGTTTTCAATGTTAAAGACCTGCGTATGTTCTCTGAAAACGACGTACGCTTCCTGCAACAGTTTGAGTCTGCCTGGCAGCAATAA
- a CDS encoding acyltransferase: MLRLSATLPFFKQNTPSSPMARKRIVDLDFLRGLAILGVLFRHSSWDNNFARAGWAGVDLFFVLSGFLVSGLLFSEYKKSGNVRIGRFLIRRGFKIYPTFYLFLLVAFLVYPRISGSAFPVPNMLSEIFFVQSYFQGCFIHTWSLAIEEHFYLLLSLFIFIMFSARCITNKPLMISSLLTGILLVILFRLQFVYANRNEEFVPLFYTHLRMDGMLLGVLLAYLFYFSDSFYRFIEKNRTALIVLALALISPLFYIKAGGFFFNTIGFNLIHLGFGLLVIIAAQGRLVAKLTETRLLKPIINATAYTGVYSYSIYVWHLLFSDIIEKGFHLQTGGLLYLFVTITGGILLSLLIEQTFIKIRDRLFA, translated from the coding sequence ATGTTGCGCCTGAGCGCCACTCTGCCTTTTTTTAAACAAAACACACCATCTTCTCCAATGGCCCGGAAACGCATTGTTGACCTCGATTTTTTGCGCGGACTGGCCATACTTGGCGTGCTGTTCAGGCATTCATCGTGGGACAACAACTTTGCCAGAGCGGGTTGGGCCGGAGTAGATTTGTTTTTTGTTCTGAGTGGATTTCTGGTATCAGGCCTTCTTTTCAGTGAATATAAAAAATCGGGAAATGTTAGAATCGGCCGTTTTCTGATCAGGCGCGGATTTAAGATTTATCCCACATTTTATTTATTTCTCCTTGTCGCATTTCTCGTCTATCCCCGTATTTCAGGTTCAGCATTTCCCGTCCCCAATATGTTGTCTGAAATCTTTTTTGTTCAGAGCTATTTTCAGGGTTGCTTTATTCATACATGGTCACTTGCCATTGAAGAACACTTTTATCTGCTCCTTTCATTGTTCATATTTATCATGTTTTCGGCCAGATGCATAACCAATAAACCGCTGATGATCTCTTCTCTTTTAACCGGCATATTATTGGTAATTTTATTCAGGCTCCAGTTTGTTTACGCAAACAGAAATGAAGAATTTGTGCCATTGTTTTATACACATTTACGAATGGACGGTATGTTGCTGGGGGTTTTACTTGCCTATCTGTTCTACTTCTCTGATTCATTTTACCGCTTTATAGAAAAGAACAGAACGGCACTTATAGTTCTTGCACTAGCCCTTATCAGTCCATTATTTTATATCAAAGCCGGAGGATTCTTCTTTAATACAATTGGATTTAATTTGATACATCTAGGATTTGGTTTGCTGGTAATTATAGCTGCCCAAGGCCGGCTTGTGGCAAAGCTAACTGAAACCCGGTTACTTAAACCTATTATCAATGCCACGGCCTATACCGGGGTTTATTCCTACTCTATTTATGTCTGGCATTTGCTTTTCAGCGACATCATTGAAAAAGGTTTTCATCTTCAAACCGGTGGACTGCTCTATCTTTTCGTTACAATTACAGGCGGCATCTTACTGTCACTGCTGATTGAGCAAACATTTATTAAAATCCGCGACCGGCTTTTTGCCTGA